GGTACCGGCGGGCATGCCCTGATACTTTCAAGGCGCGGCTACAATGTCACCGGAGTTGACCTGTCGCAGGAGATGGTTGATATAGGCATAAGGAAGGCTGAAAAAGAAAAACAATCCATAGAATTCATTCAGGGTGATATATCTGATATTGACCTGCACCGGAAATTTGATGCCGTAATTTCCATGTTTGCAGTTATGGGTTATCAGACCAC
This region of Nitrospirota bacterium genomic DNA includes:
- a CDS encoding class I SAM-dependent methyltransferase, with the translated sequence MSVFKKDYAEAYDSLYQSKDYEKECDFIEAVFKKFGSNVKTILDLGCGTGGHALILSRRGYNVTGVDLSQEMVDIGIRKAEKEKQSIEFIQGDISDIDLHRKFDAVISMFAVMGYQTT